The Flavobacteriales bacterium genome includes a region encoding these proteins:
- a CDS encoding class I fructose-bisphosphate aldolase: MSISSIEKILDKEAEYLLGHQSKTISKDRLHLPGPNHLDNVWGVSNRSPQVLRSLNQIMNTGRLAGTGYVSILPVDQGIEHSAGASFAPNPDYFDPENIVKLAIEGGCNAVASTYGVLASVSRKYAHKIPFIVKINHNEFLSYPNKFDQIMFGSVEEAWNMGAAAVGATIYFGSDESSRQIIEVAQAFERAHELGMATVLWCYLRNSDFKKDGVDYHVAADLTGQANHLGVTLQADIIKQKLPENNGGYTAINFGKTHNKVYSDLSSDHPIDLCRYQVANCYMGRAGLINSGGASGSNDMFDAVKTAVINKRAGGCGLISGRKAFQKPLKDGVQLLNAIQDVYLTNEVTIA; this comes from the coding sequence ATGAGCATTTCTTCAATAGAAAAAATTCTCGACAAAGAAGCCGAGTATCTTTTAGGACACCAATCTAAAACCATTTCAAAAGACCGACTGCATCTTCCTGGTCCAAATCATTTGGACAACGTTTGGGGCGTTTCAAATCGCAGCCCACAAGTGTTGAGAAGTTTAAATCAAATAATGAATACAGGTAGATTGGCAGGTACAGGATATGTTTCAATATTACCAGTAGATCAAGGAATTGAGCACTCGGCGGGGGCAAGTTTTGCACCAAATCCGGATTATTTTGATCCGGAAAATATTGTAAAGTTAGCCATAGAAGGTGGCTGCAACGCTGTTGCTTCTACTTACGGCGTGCTGGCTAGTGTATCAAGAAAATATGCTCACAAAATTCCATTTATCGTAAAAATCAATCACAACGAATTTTTGAGCTACCCGAATAAATTTGACCAAATCATGTTTGGTTCGGTTGAGGAAGCCTGGAATATGGGTGCTGCTGCCGTGGGAGCAACTATTTATTTCGGTTCTGACGAATCGAGCCGACAAATAATAGAGGTGGCTCAAGCCTTTGAAAGAGCTCACGAGCTTGGTATGGCAACGGTGTTGTGGTGCTACCTCAGAAACAGTGATTTCAAAAAAGATGGAGTGGACTATCATGTGGCAGCCGACCTTACCGGACAGGCAAACCATTTGGGTGTAACACTTCAGGCCGATATTATTAAACAAAAATTGCCCGAAAATAATGGTGGATATACGGCTATTAATTTCGGAAAAACGCACAACAAGGTGTATAGCGATTTAAGCTCAGACCACCCAATTGATTTGTGCCGATACCAAGTGGCAAACTGCTATATGGGCAGAGCGGGTTTGATAAACTCTGGCGGTGCTTCGGGCAGCAATGATATGTTTGATGCCGTTAAAACAGCCGTAATAAACAAGAGAGCAGGCGGTTGTGGGCTAATTTCTGGCAGAAAGGCTTTTCAAAAACCGCTGAAAGACGGTGTGCAACTGCTCAATGCAATTCAAGATGTATATCTTACCAATGAGGTAACAATTGCCTAA